The following are encoded in a window of Hippoglossus hippoglossus isolate fHipHip1 chromosome 23, fHipHip1.pri, whole genome shotgun sequence genomic DNA:
- the LOC117757403 gene encoding serine/threonine-protein phosphatase 6 regulatory subunit 2-like isoform X3 has protein sequence MFWKFDLHTTSHIDQLLDREDVTLRELMEEDDVLQECKAQNRRLLLFLCQDHCMQELVSLITTEPPADLEERSRFKFPNIACELLTSDVSIINDKLGGEESLLEILYHFLEQDPPLNPLLASFFSKTIGNLIARKTEQVITFLKKKEGFIGLVLKHIDASAMMDLLLRLISCVEPAPLRQEVLHWLNEENLVQRLTELIHTGKDEERQSNASQTLCDIIRLSRDQANQMQDGMETDPLLAVLESQESVAGLLKNLFEGERSEASIVNGTQVLLTLLETRRSGLEGLMDLYSQGYERSYTVNSSILNAIEPHLKDFQQLLLDPPKKSAILTTVGLLEQPLGNARLHVARLVAALLQTNSPSMCQELCNLTTMDLLLDLFFKYSWNNFLHFQVELCVAAILNHPSSEERHVPGLQNHDGSPAVSNLEEQGEAVETGRTVDPQTSIHNALVAHLFQKCRLVQRILDAWEENDRIQAEGGTRRGNMGHLTRIANMVVQNLEKGSVQVQITDLIKELPEDCRGRWESFVDETLRETNRRNTVELVSTHNMHSSSEDDDMESPFPNDLSLQQAFSDYQIQQMTANFVDQFGFNDEEFNEHDENINATFDRIAEINFNLDADDNSANAAAFEACCKERIRQFDDAEEEEDIWEEKEINYATQAKSRTRFGVSQTSEGSSRSSMENGGREQDHGSESDEDEDSEQNTSDSGPGWTANFRDSGGTTASQTPQAWDSSTRTGAETHETGWANFTEFQPFSGKETNPRCSSPVDSDADKQAKQNHEKSGECVSATPTAWTAEEGRKAPLVASDSSSSGGSDSEEDDKNAGAATTTSEKAVAPGNQTADLKSEESPVSLEKLSLSDPPKPSEQPPADESLANTQTDKKEETPAPQEVSVNGPV, from the exons ATGTTTTGGAAGTTCGACCTGCACACCACCTCCCACATTGACCAGCTGCTGGACAGGGAGGACGTGACGCTGAgagagctgatggaggaggatgatgtCCTGCAAGAGTGCAAGGCCCAAAACCGCAGattgctcctcttcctctgccagGACCACTGCATGCAGGAGCTGGTCAGCCTCATCACCACAGAGCCGCCCGCTGACCTGGAGGAAAGGAGCCGCTTTAA attTCCCAACATTGCTTGTGAGCTCCTGACATCAGATGTGTCCATTATAAATGATAAGCTGGGCGGGGAGGAGTCTCTCCTCGAGATACTATACCACTTCTTGGAGCAGGATCCGCCCCTCAACCCATTACTCGCCAGCTTTTTCAGCAAAACCATCGGCAACCTCATTGCCAGGAAAACCGAACAG gtGATTACCTTTCTAAAGAAAAAGGAAGGCTTCATTGGTCTGGTGCTGAAACATATTGATGCCTCTGCCATGATGGACCTGCTGCTTCGCCTCATCAGTTGTGTGGAGCCTGCCCCCTTGAGGCAGGAGGTCCTTCAT TGGCTGAATGAGGAGAATTTGGTACAGAGACTGACAGAGCTTATCCATACTGGTAAAGATGAGGAG AGACAATCGAATGCGTCCCAAACGCTTTGTGACATCATCCGCCTTAGTCGAGACCAGGCCAATCAGATGCAGGATGGCATGGAGACTGACCCACTATTGGCTGTACTAGAGTC GCAGGAGAGTGTGGCGGGGCTCCTCAAGAACTTATTTGAGGGGGAGAGGAGCGAGGCCTCCATCGTTAATGGAACTCAAGTGCTACTTACCTTACTGGAGACCAGGAGGTCAGG gttgGAAGGGCTGATGGATCTGTATTCTCAGGGTTATGAAAGGTCTTACACTGTCAACAGCAGTATTTTAAATGCCATTGAGCCCCATTTAAAGGACTTCCAGCAGCTTCTTCTGGATCCCCCCAAG AAAAGTGCAATATTGACGACCGTTGGCCTTCTGGAGCAGCCACTGGGGAACGCCCGCCTTCATGTGGCCCGGCTGGTGGCCGCCCTACTGCAGACCAATTCCCCCAGTATGTGCCAGGAGCTGTGCAATCTTACCACCATGGACCTACTACTG GATCTGTTCTTCAAATACTCCTGGAATAATTTTTTGCACTTCCAAGTGGAGCTGTGCGTGGCAGCGATCTTGAACCACCCTTCCTCAGAGGAGCGGCATGTTCCAGGTCTCCAGAACCACGATGGGAGCCCTGCAGTGTCTAACCTCGAAGAGCAGGGGGAGGCCGTGGAGACAGGCAGGACCGTTGACCCACAGACCTCCATCCACAATGCCCTTGTGGCACAT CTCTTCCAGAAGTGTCGATTGGTACAGAGGATCCTTGACGCCTGGGAGGAGAATGATAGAATACA GGCTGAGGGAGGCACCAGGAGAGGCAACATGGGTCATCTGACCAGAATTGCCAACATGGTGGTCCAGAACCTGGAGAAAGGATCTGTACAGGTCCAGATCACTGACCTCATAAAAG AGCTGCCAGAGGACTGCAGAGGTCGCTGGGAGAGCTTTGTGGACGAGACcctgagagagacaaacaggagaAACACGGTAGAGCTG GTAAGCACCCACAACATGCACTCATCCAGTGAGGACGATGACATGGAGAGCCCCTTCCCCAACGACCTGTCTCTCCAGCAG GCCTTCTCCGACTATCAGATCCAACAGATGACTGCCAACTTTGTGGATCAGTTTGGGTTCAATGATGAGGAGTTCAATGAGCACGATGAAAATATCAA TGCCACATTTGACAGAATCGCTGAAATAAACTTCAATCTAGATGCTGATGATAACAGT GCCAATGCGGCTGCCTTTGAAGCCTGCTGTAAAGAAAGGATACGCCAGTTTGACGATGccgaagaggaagaggacatttgggaggagaaggagatcaACTATGCAACACAAGCTAAATCCAGAACAAG GTTTGGTGTCTCTCAAACCTCAGAGGGAAGCTCCCGGAGCAGCATGGAGAATGGAGGCAGGGAGCAGGACCACGGATCTGAATCTGATGAGGACGAAGACTCAGAGCAAAACACATCAGATTCAG GTCCAGGCTGGACAGCGAATTTCAGGGACTCTGGAGGAACGACAGCCTCCCAGACCCCACAGGCGTGGGACAGCTCAACTCGGACCGGAGCAGAGACACATGAAACAGGCTGGGCCAACTTCACTGAGTTCCAGCCTTTCTCTGG CAAAGAGACCAATCCCAGGTGCAGCTCTCCTGTGGACTCGGATGCAGATAAACAAGCCAAACAAAACCATGAGAAGAGCGGTGAGTGTGTC AGTGCCACTCCTACTGCTTGGACAGcggaagaagggaggaaggcTCCTCTCGTGGCCTCAGACAGCAGCTCCTCCGGGGGATCTGACAGCGAGGAGGATGACAAAAATGCTGGTGCTGCAACCACCACTTCGGAAAAAGCAGTCGCCCCTGGCAACCAGACAGCTGACCTCAAAAG tgaggAAAGTCCTGTGTCTCTGGAGAAACTCTCTCTGTCAGATCCTCCTAAACCATCAGAGCAGCCGCCTGCTGACGAGTCacttgcaaacacacagactgacaagAA AGAGGAGACGCCAGCTCCTCAAGAAGTGTCGGTCAACGGACCCGTCTGA